Proteins from a genomic interval of Streptomyces sp. NBC_00820:
- a CDS encoding MerR family transcriptional regulator, which yields MRTSGDGTAGGAPGPGFGASGPYRLQGGAADPAPQRPTAVPDGEGAASMVSEEIGYRGPTACAAAGITYRQLDYWARTGLVEPSVRPAHGSGTQRLYSFRDVVVLKIVKRFLDTGVSLQNIRTTVQHLRERGFRDLERMTLMSDGATVYECTSPDEVHALLQGGQGIFGIAVGVVWRDVESALSQLHGERVDTGETLVGQNPADELARRRNRAV from the coding sequence GTGAGAACCAGCGGCGACGGTACGGCTGGGGGTGCCCCCGGACCCGGTTTCGGGGCGAGCGGGCCGTACCGGCTTCAGGGCGGCGCGGCCGATCCCGCTCCGCAGCGGCCGACGGCGGTGCCCGACGGCGAAGGGGCGGCGTCCATGGTGTCCGAGGAGATCGGCTATCGCGGTCCCACGGCCTGCGCGGCCGCGGGGATCACCTACAGGCAACTCGACTACTGGGCCCGCACGGGGCTGGTCGAGCCGAGCGTGCGGCCCGCCCACGGGTCGGGCACGCAGCGTCTGTACAGCTTCCGGGACGTCGTGGTCCTGAAGATCGTCAAGCGCTTCCTCGACACGGGTGTCTCGTTGCAGAACATCCGTACGACCGTGCAGCACCTCAGGGAACGCGGATTCCGTGATCTCGAGCGGATGACGCTCATGAGCGACGGTGCCACGGTCTACGAGTGCACTTCCCCGGACGAGGTCCACGCCCTGCTCCAGGGCGGCCAGGGCATCTTCGGGATCGCGGTGGGCGTGGTGTGGCGGGACGTGGAGAGCGCGCTCTCGCAGCTGCACGGTGAGCGCGTCGACACCGGGGAGACGCTGGTCGGGCAGAACCCCGCGGACGAACTGGCGCGGCGGCGCAACCGGGCGGTCTGA
- a CDS encoding TOBE domain-containing protein, translated as MTMSIRNQLPGTVTAIQSGEAMATVRIRLTGGRHLTAAITLDAVKDLGLSEGSRVRALVKSTEVSLATEPLEHVSIRNQLPGTVSDVSCGAAMATVKVTVDGGELTSAITQESAQDLGLKAGDPVVALIKSTEVSLATD; from the coding sequence ATGACCATGAGCATCCGTAATCAGCTGCCCGGCACCGTCACGGCGATCCAGTCGGGCGAGGCCATGGCGACCGTCAGGATCCGGCTCACCGGCGGCCGGCACCTGACCGCGGCGATCACCCTGGACGCCGTCAAGGACCTCGGGCTGTCCGAGGGCTCCCGCGTGCGTGCCCTGGTGAAGTCGACCGAGGTGTCGCTCGCCACGGAGCCGCTGGAGCACGTCTCGATCCGCAACCAGCTGCCCGGCACCGTCAGCGACGTCTCCTGCGGCGCGGCCATGGCCACGGTCAAGGTCACGGTCGACGGCGGCGAACTCACCTCCGCCATCACCCAGGAGTCCGCGCAGGACCTGGGCCTGAAGGCCGGTGACCCGGTGGTGGCCCTGATCAAGTCGACCGAGGTGTCACTGGCGACCGACTGA
- a CDS encoding ABC transporter permease encodes MTSLDKARAAAGPRTGRPRRGRVGRGRRGVPLPLLVPGLMALAFLLLPLAALLIRAPWGSMPEQLTSTEVWQALQLSLISATLATAVALVLGVPLAWLLARTHFPGRGFVRALVTLPLVLPPVVGGVALLLALGRNGVVGQWLDAWFGITLPFTTTGVVIAEAFVAMPFLVISVEGTLRAADPRFEEAATTLGASRFTAFRRVTLPLIAPGIAAGAVLAWARALGEFGATITFAGNFPGRTQTMPLAVYLAMQNDPEAAIALSLVLLTVSIAVLAGLRDRWMTGA; translated from the coding sequence CCGCACAGGTCGGCCGCGGCGCGGCCGCGTCGGCAGGGGCCGGCGCGGTGTCCCGCTCCCCCTGCTCGTGCCGGGCCTGATGGCCCTGGCGTTCCTCCTGCTGCCGCTCGCCGCGCTGCTCATCCGCGCACCCTGGGGCAGCATGCCGGAGCAGCTGACCAGCACCGAGGTGTGGCAGGCGCTCCAGCTGTCCCTGATCAGCGCCACCCTGGCCACCGCGGTGGCGCTGGTGCTGGGCGTACCGCTGGCATGGCTGCTGGCGCGCACGCACTTCCCCGGCCGCGGGTTCGTCCGCGCCCTGGTGACGCTGCCCCTGGTCCTGCCGCCGGTGGTCGGCGGTGTGGCACTGCTGCTCGCCCTCGGCCGCAACGGGGTCGTCGGCCAGTGGCTCGACGCCTGGTTCGGTATCACCCTGCCGTTCACGACCACCGGAGTCGTGATCGCCGAGGCGTTCGTCGCGATGCCGTTCCTGGTCATCAGCGTCGAGGGCACCCTGCGGGCCGCCGACCCGCGCTTCGAGGAGGCGGCCACCACGCTCGGCGCCTCCCGCTTCACCGCGTTCCGCCGGGTCACCCTGCCGCTCATCGCCCCCGGCATCGCCGCGGGCGCCGTCCTGGCCTGGGCACGCGCGCTCGGCGAGTTCGGCGCGACGATCACCTTCGCCGGCAACTTTCCCGGCCGTACCCAGACGATGCCGCTCGCGGTCTACCTCGCCATGCAGAACGACCCCGAGGCCGCCATCGCCCTCAGCCTGGTCCTGCTGACCGTGTCGATCGCGGTGCTGGCGGGGCTGCGGGACCGCTGGATGACAGGAGCGTGA
- a CDS encoding bifunctional nuclease family protein, whose product MNELDVVGVRVEMPSNQPIVLLREVGGDRYLPIWIGPGEATAIAFAQQGMAPARPLTHDLFKDVLEAVGQELTEVRITDLREGVFYAELVFASGVEVSARPSDAIALALRTGTPIFGSDTVLDDAGIAIPDEQEDEVEKFREFLDQISPEDFGTSSQ is encoded by the coding sequence GTGAACGAGCTCGATGTCGTAGGTGTCCGGGTCGAGATGCCCTCCAACCAACCGATCGTGCTCCTGCGCGAAGTGGGGGGCGACCGTTACCTCCCCATCTGGATCGGGCCGGGTGAGGCGACGGCGATCGCCTTCGCCCAGCAGGGCATGGCCCCCGCGCGACCGCTGACCCACGACCTGTTCAAGGACGTGCTGGAGGCCGTCGGCCAGGAGCTGACCGAAGTGCGCATCACCGATCTGCGTGAGGGCGTCTTCTACGCGGAGCTGGTCTTCGCCAGCGGGGTCGAGGTGAGCGCCCGTCCGTCCGACGCCATAGCGCTGGCCCTGCGCACCGGAACCCCCATCTTCGGCAGTGACACGGTGCTCGACGACGCGGGCATCGCCATTCCGGACGAGCAGGAGGACGAGGTGGAGAAGTTCCGCGAGTTCCTCGACCAGATCTCGCCCGAGGACTTCGGCACCAGCAGCCAGTGA
- a CDS encoding FHA domain-containing protein — translation MKLFAKLFGKSAREGSDNATALHRAQPDAEGRRPLFRDQVAGPGGDISGGQGAASVDPAQSGGIGFGQPSTSGAGGGFAPDPHASNAPAGLPRQEDPSMSVLVCTRCGNRNAENARFCSHCGAPLRAGVAPERASETTSTISISGIEAYDAEVTGQTAVPMLSPEAQAAVDALPQGSALLVVRRGPNSGSRFLLDGDLTTAGRHPQSDIFLDDVTVSRRHVEFRRSPDGSFTVADVGSLNGTYVNREPIDQVALSNGDEVQIGKYRLVFYSSRQGI, via the coding sequence GTGAAGTTGTTTGCGAAGTTGTTCGGCAAGAGCGCGCGAGAGGGCAGCGACAACGCGACCGCTCTTCATCGTGCACAGCCTGACGCAGAGGGCCGGCGCCCGCTGTTCCGGGACCAGGTGGCTGGTCCGGGCGGTGACATTTCCGGTGGTCAGGGCGCGGCGTCTGTTGACCCTGCCCAGTCCGGCGGCATAGGTTTCGGGCAACCGTCGACCTCAGGTGCGGGTGGAGGGTTCGCCCCCGACCCGCATGCGTCCAACGCCCCCGCGGGGCTTCCGCGGCAGGAGGATCCGTCCATGTCGGTCCTGGTGTGTACGAGGTGCGGTAACCGCAACGCGGAGAACGCGCGTTTCTGCTCCCACTGTGGTGCGCCGCTGCGGGCCGGAGTGGCGCCCGAGCGTGCCTCGGAGACCACGTCCACGATCTCCATCTCCGGCATCGAGGCCTACGACGCGGAGGTCACCGGCCAGACGGCGGTGCCGATGCTCTCGCCCGAGGCGCAGGCGGCCGTCGACGCGCTGCCGCAGGGCTCGGCGCTGCTGGTGGTGCGCCGGGGACCGAACTCGGGCAGCCGCTTCCTGCTGGACGGCGACCTGACCACGGCCGGCCGTCATCCGCAGAGCGACATCTTCCTGGACGACGTGACGGTCTCGCGCCGGCACGTGGAGTTCCGGCGCTCTCCGGACGGTTCGTTCACGGTGGCCGACGTCGGCAGCCTGAACGGTACGTACGTCAACCGTGAGCCGATCGACCAGGTCGCTCTGTCGAACGGTGACGAGGTGCAGATCGGCAAGTACCGGCTGGTCTTCTACTCGAGCCGGCAGGGCATCTGA
- the ftsR gene encoding transcriptional regulator FtsR, which translates to MLQTPSGGAGSGTAARDGGLMSIGTVLNALRDEFPEVTISKIRFLEAEGLIEPQRTPSGYRKFSAGDVERLGHVLRMQRDHYLPLKVIREHLDAMERGEAVQLPVVGRQRTWEDDAPRPAEGPTVARVGRAELMAAADIGEGELKEWESYGIIAPLEDGAYDAEAVTVAALVAELGRFGIEPRHLRVMKAAADREAGLVDQVVAPLKRHRNPQTRAHAEARTKELAQLTVRLHAAMVKTALGVRLP; encoded by the coding sequence ATGCTTCAAACACCGAGCGGCGGTGCCGGAAGCGGTACCGCCGCCAGGGACGGTGGGCTGATGAGCATCGGCACGGTGCTGAACGCGCTGCGCGACGAGTTCCCCGAAGTCACCATCTCCAAGATCCGTTTTCTGGAGGCGGAGGGGCTCATCGAGCCGCAGCGGACCCCCTCGGGGTACCGCAAGTTCAGCGCCGGGGACGTCGAGCGCCTCGGTCATGTCCTGAGGATGCAGCGGGACCACTATCTGCCGCTCAAGGTGATCCGTGAGCATCTGGACGCCATGGAGCGCGGTGAGGCCGTGCAGCTGCCCGTGGTGGGTCGCCAGCGCACCTGGGAGGACGACGCGCCGCGGCCGGCCGAGGGGCCCACGGTCGCCCGGGTGGGCCGCGCCGAGCTGATGGCGGCGGCGGACATCGGTGAGGGTGAGCTGAAGGAGTGGGAGTCCTACGGGATCATCGCTCCGCTGGAGGACGGGGCGTACGACGCCGAGGCCGTCACCGTGGCCGCTCTCGTGGCCGAACTGGGCCGGTTCGGGATCGAGCCGCGCCACCTGCGGGTGATGAAGGCGGCCGCCGACCGTGAGGCGGGGCTGGTCGACCAGGTGGTGGCCCCACTCAAGCGCCACCGCAACCCGCAGACCAGGGCACACGCCGAGGCTCGTACCAAGGAGCTGGCCCAGCTCACGGTGCGGCTGCACGCGGCGATGGTGAAGACCGCTCTCGGGGTGCGGCTGCCCTGA
- a CDS encoding DNA polymerase IV — MRNTPTILHLDMDAFFASVEQASKPSLRGKAVVVGGLGPRGVVATASYEARVFGVHSAMPMAQARRLAPNAAYLVPRFSLYRSVSERVMALLRELSPLVEPLSLDEAFVDLEAGHAASDEESARRAGITLRADIRAATGLTGSVGLAACKMLAKIASEQAKPDGLVLIEPGTERALLGPMSVRTLPGVGPATGDHLRRAGITTVQELAEAGEDELVRIVGKAHGHALYAMALARDDRPVVAEREAKSVSVEDTYDVDIHDRLRVGLEVQRLADRCVGRLRGAGLSGRTIVLKVRRYDFSTLTRSETLRGPTDDPAVIREAAARLLESVDTTGGVRLLGVGVSGLADYTQEDLFAQAAGDLRATEPQETVPETAQEPPEEAERQWRAGHDVRHTEYGHGWVQGSGLGRVTVRFETPQSPPGRIRTFRVDDPGLEPADPLPLVLVPDEVSTEG; from the coding sequence GTGAGAAACACGCCCACGATCCTGCATCTCGACATGGATGCCTTCTTCGCCTCGGTGGAGCAGGCGTCCAAGCCGAGTCTGCGCGGGAAGGCCGTCGTCGTGGGCGGGCTCGGACCGCGCGGTGTGGTGGCCACCGCGTCGTACGAGGCACGGGTGTTCGGGGTGCACTCGGCGATGCCCATGGCCCAGGCGCGCAGGCTCGCGCCCAACGCCGCGTACCTCGTGCCGCGCTTCTCCCTGTACCGGTCGGTCAGCGAGCGCGTGATGGCCCTGCTGCGGGAGCTGTCCCCGCTGGTGGAGCCGCTGAGCCTGGACGAGGCGTTCGTGGATCTGGAGGCCGGGCACGCGGCCTCGGACGAGGAGTCGGCGCGGCGGGCCGGGATCACGCTGCGCGCGGACATACGGGCGGCCACGGGGCTGACCGGGTCCGTGGGGCTGGCCGCCTGCAAGATGCTCGCCAAGATCGCCTCGGAGCAGGCCAAGCCCGACGGACTCGTGCTCATCGAGCCCGGGACCGAGCGGGCGCTGCTGGGCCCGATGTCGGTGCGTACGCTGCCCGGGGTGGGGCCGGCCACCGGGGACCATCTGCGGCGGGCCGGGATCACCACGGTCCAGGAACTCGCCGAGGCGGGTGAGGACGAACTCGTCCGGATCGTCGGCAAGGCCCACGGGCACGCCCTGTACGCCATGGCGCTGGCGCGCGACGACCGGCCCGTGGTGGCCGAGCGCGAGGCCAAGTCGGTGTCGGTCGAGGACACCTACGACGTCGACATCCACGACCGGCTGCGAGTGGGCCTGGAGGTGCAGCGGCTCGCCGACCGGTGCGTGGGCCGGCTGCGCGGGGCAGGCCTGTCGGGACGGACCATCGTGCTGAAGGTGCGCCGCTACGACTTCTCGACGCTGACGCGCTCCGAGACGCTCCGGGGCCCCACGGACGATCCGGCCGTGATCCGCGAGGCGGCCGCGCGGCTGCTGGAGTCCGTCGACACCACCGGCGGGGTACGGCTGCTCGGCGTGGGCGTCTCCGGGCTCGCCGACTACACCCAGGAGGACCTGTTCGCCCAGGCGGCGGGTGACCTCAGGGCCACCGAGCCGCAGGAGACGGTGCCGGAGACGGCGCAGGAGCCGCCGGAGGAGGCCGAGCGGCAATGGCGTGCCGGGCACGACGTCCGGCACACGGAGTACGGACACGGCTGGGTGCAGGGCAGCGGCCTGGGCCGGGTCACCGTGCGCTTCGAGACACCGCAGTCGCCGCCGGGGCGGATCCGTACCTTCCGGGTCGACGATCCGGGTCTGGAGCCGGCGGATCCGCTGCCGCTGGTGCTGGTGCCGGACGAGGTGAGCACCGAGGGGTGA
- a CDS encoding ABC transporter ATP-binding protein: MTDTDAPTAGLETTGEQGLDARLVVDRGAFRLDVALSAAPGDVVALLGPNGAGKTTALRALAGLVPLGDGHLRLDGDSLERTPPEDRPVGVVFQDYLLFPHLSALDNVAFGPRCQGVRKGEARAQAAVWLDRMGLADHAGAKPRRLSGGQAQRVALARALATRPRLLLLDEPLAALDARTRLEVRAQLRRHLAEFEAVAVLVTHDPLDAMVLADRLVVIENGRIVQEGTPSDIARRPRTDYIAQLVGLNLYRGQAEGHTVRLDAGPSITTTEDLSGPAFVAFPPVAVTLFQERPTGASARNVWRCEVAGLETHGDQIRVDLAGELSLAADLTTVAAAELDLHPGTPVWATVKATQTHAYPA; this comes from the coding sequence ATGACCGACACCGACGCGCCCACGGCCGGCCTGGAGACCACGGGCGAGCAGGGGCTCGACGCCCGTCTGGTCGTCGACCGCGGCGCCTTCCGGCTGGACGTGGCCCTGTCCGCCGCGCCCGGGGACGTCGTGGCGCTGCTCGGCCCCAACGGTGCCGGCAAGACCACCGCCCTGCGCGCGCTGGCGGGCCTGGTCCCGCTCGGCGACGGGCACCTGCGGCTGGACGGCGACTCACTGGAGCGCACCCCGCCGGAGGACCGTCCGGTCGGCGTGGTCTTCCAGGACTATCTGCTCTTCCCGCACCTGTCCGCGCTGGACAACGTGGCCTTCGGGCCGCGCTGCCAGGGCGTCCGCAAGGGCGAGGCGCGGGCGCAGGCCGCCGTCTGGCTGGACCGGATGGGGCTCGCCGACCATGCCGGCGCCAAGCCCCGCCGTCTCTCCGGCGGTCAGGCCCAGCGCGTCGCCCTGGCCCGCGCGCTGGCCACCCGGCCCCGGCTGCTGCTCCTGGACGAGCCGCTCGCGGCCCTGGACGCCCGTACCCGCCTGGAGGTCCGCGCCCAGCTGCGCCGGCACCTCGCCGAGTTCGAGGCCGTCGCCGTACTGGTCACGCACGATCCGCTGGACGCCATGGTGCTCGCCGACCGGCTCGTGGTCATCGAGAACGGCCGGATCGTGCAGGAGGGCACCCCCTCCGACATCGCCCGCCGTCCGCGCACGGACTACATCGCGCAGCTCGTCGGCCTCAACCTGTACCGCGGCCAGGCCGAGGGGCACACCGTACGGCTGGACGCCGGGCCCTCGATCACGACCACGGAAGACCTGTCCGGACCGGCGTTCGTGGCCTTCCCGCCGGTCGCGGTCACCCTCTTCCAGGAGCGGCCCACCGGCGCCAGCGCACGCAATGTGTGGCGCTGCGAGGTCGCCGGCCTGGAGACCCACGGCGACCAGATCCGCGTCGACCTGGCCGGCGAGCTCTCCCTGGCCGCCGACCTCACCACGGTCGCCGCCGCCGAACTGGACCTGCACCCTGGTACGCCGGTCTGGGCGACCGTCAAGGCGACGCAGACCCACGCGTATCCCGCCTGA
- a CDS encoding DUF881 domain-containing protein gives MSDQDEQPENRLRKELPDEVPASPAPAPEPEPEPEAPESAEPQLTGRERLIKGIWPPRVTRAQLIVALLLFGLGFGLAVQVASNSDSDSALRGARQEDLVRILDELDDRTQRLEDEKQGLEKQRQELQSSSDQAAEARRQTAEKAKQLGILAGTVAAQGPGITMTIEDTKGTVKSDMLLDAIQELRAAGAEAIQVNGARVVANSYFTDSGKSVSVDGNKINAPYRFQVIGKPQDLEPALNIPGGVVQTLEKEQATVTVEQSNKIAVDALRRAKQPDYARSSSQ, from the coding sequence ATGAGCGACCAGGACGAGCAGCCGGAGAACAGGCTGCGCAAGGAACTGCCCGACGAGGTACCGGCCTCGCCCGCCCCCGCCCCCGAGCCCGAGCCGGAGCCGGAGGCGCCCGAGAGCGCCGAGCCGCAGCTCACCGGGCGTGAGAGGCTGATCAAGGGGATCTGGCCGCCGCGGGTGACCCGGGCTCAACTCATCGTCGCGCTGTTGCTGTTCGGGCTCGGTTTCGGGCTCGCCGTGCAGGTCGCGTCGAACAGCGACAGCGACAGCGCGCTGCGCGGTGCCCGGCAGGAAGATCTTGTGCGCATCCTCGATGAACTGGATGACCGTACTCAGCGTCTTGAGGACGAGAAGCAGGGACTCGAGAAACAGCGCCAGGAGCTGCAGAGCAGTTCCGACCAGGCCGCGGAGGCTCGCCGGCAGACCGCCGAGAAGGCGAAGCAACTCGGCATTCTGGCGGGCACCGTGGCGGCGCAGGGTCCCGGCATCACCATGACCATCGAGGATACGAAGGGGACGGTCAAGTCGGACATGCTGCTCGACGCGATCCAGGAGTTGCGCGCCGCCGGCGCGGAGGCGATCCAGGTCAACGGAGCACGGGTGGTCGCCAACAGCTACTTCACCGATTCCGGCAAGAGCGTCAGCGTCGACGGGAACAAGATCAACGCCCCCTATCGTTTCCAGGTCATCGGCAAGCCGCAAGATCTCGAGCCGGCGTTGAACATTCCTGGAGGCGTGGTGCAGACCCTGGAGAAGGAGCAGGCCACGGTGACTGTCGAGCAGTCGAACAAGATCGCCGTGGATGCCTTGCGACGGGCGAAGCAGCCTGACTACGCTCGGTCGTCCTCCCAGTGA
- the gcvP gene encoding aminomethyl-transferring glycine dehydrogenase: MTAHRIPLSELEAGIPFEQRHIGPDQESRAKMLAQVGYGSLDELTAAAVPDVIKNADALDLPGARTEAEVLAELRSLADRNQVLGSMIGLGYHGTFTPPVILRNVMENPAWYTAYTPYQPEISQGRLEALLNFQTTVAELTGLPTSGASLLDEGTAAAEAMALSRRMGKNKKGLFLVDADTLPQTIAVIETRAEPTGVEVVVADLSDGIPAGIAERDINGVLLQYPGASGAVRDLKPVIDQAHELGALVTVAADLLALTLLTSPGELGADIAIGTTQRFGVPMGFGGPHAGYMAVHEKFARSLPGRLVGVSVDADGHRAYRLALQTREQHIRREKATSNICTAQVLLAVMAGMYAVYHGPEGLRTIARRTHRYAAILAEGLRQAGVEIVHGAYFDTLTARVPGKAGEVVAAARENGVNLRLVDADHVSMACDETTNRAQLGAVLSAFGIEGDVAALDAAAGEALPEALLRTDDYLTHPVFHEHRSETAMLRYLRKLSDRDYALDRGMIPLGSCTMKLNATTEMEPVTWPEFGQLHPFVPAEQAEGYLTLIRELEERLAEVTGYDKVSLQPNAGSQGELAGLLAVRGYHRGNGDEQRTVCLIPSSAHGTNAASAVMAGMKVVVVKTAEDGEIDVEDLRAKIEQHRDELAVLMITYPSTHGVFEEHVADICAQVHDAGGQVYVDGANLNALVGLAKPGHFGGDVSHLNLHKTFCIPHGGGGPGVGPVAVRAHLAPYLPNHPLQPAAGPETGVGPISAAPWGSAGILPISWAYVRLMGGEGLKRATQVAVLSANYIAKRLEPHYPVLYTGPAGLVAHECIVDLRPLTKATGVSVDDVAKRLIDYGFHAPTMSFPVAGTLMIEPTESEDLGELDRFCDAMIAIRAEIDKVGSGVWPAEDNPLRGAPHTAAALGGEWTHAYTRDEAVFPAGVSAADKYWPPVRRIDQAFGDRNLVCSCPPLDAYED, from the coding sequence ATGACCGCCCATCGCATTCCGCTCTCCGAGCTCGAAGCGGGCATCCCCTTCGAGCAGCGCCACATCGGCCCCGACCAGGAGTCGCGGGCCAAGATGCTCGCGCAGGTCGGTTACGGCTCCCTCGACGAGCTGACCGCCGCCGCGGTCCCGGATGTGATCAAGAACGCCGACGCCCTGGACCTCCCGGGCGCCCGCACCGAGGCCGAGGTGCTCGCCGAGCTGCGCTCGCTCGCCGACCGCAACCAGGTCCTCGGCTCCATGATCGGGCTCGGCTACCACGGCACCTTCACCCCGCCCGTGATCCTGCGCAACGTCATGGAGAACCCCGCCTGGTACACGGCCTACACGCCGTACCAGCCGGAGATCTCCCAGGGCCGTCTGGAGGCCCTGCTGAACTTCCAGACGACGGTCGCCGAACTGACCGGCCTGCCCACCTCCGGCGCCTCCCTCCTCGACGAGGGCACCGCCGCCGCCGAGGCGATGGCGCTCTCCCGCCGCATGGGCAAGAACAAGAAGGGCCTGTTCCTGGTCGACGCGGACACGCTGCCGCAGACCATTGCCGTCATCGAGACGCGTGCCGAGCCGACCGGCGTCGAGGTCGTCGTCGCCGACCTCAGCGACGGCATCCCGGCCGGCATCGCCGAGCGGGACATCAACGGCGTGCTCCTGCAGTACCCGGGCGCCTCCGGTGCCGTACGCGACCTGAAGCCGGTCATCGACCAGGCGCACGAGCTGGGCGCCCTCGTCACCGTCGCCGCCGACCTGCTCGCCCTCACCCTGCTCACCTCGCCGGGCGAGCTGGGCGCTGACATCGCGATCGGTACGACCCAGCGCTTCGGCGTGCCGATGGGCTTCGGCGGGCCGCACGCCGGCTACATGGCGGTGCACGAGAAGTTCGCGCGCAGCCTGCCCGGCCGGCTCGTGGGCGTCTCCGTCGACGCCGACGGGCACCGCGCCTACCGCCTGGCCCTGCAGACCCGTGAGCAGCACATCCGCCGGGAGAAGGCCACCAGTAACATCTGCACCGCGCAGGTGCTGCTCGCCGTGATGGCCGGCATGTACGCCGTCTACCACGGCCCCGAGGGCCTGCGGACGATCGCCCGCCGCACCCACCGCTACGCCGCGATCCTCGCCGAGGGCCTCAGGCAGGCCGGCGTCGAGATCGTCCACGGCGCCTACTTCGACACCCTCACCGCGCGCGTGCCCGGCAAGGCCGGCGAAGTCGTCGCAGCGGCCCGTGAGAACGGGGTCAACCTGCGTCTCGTCGACGCCGACCACGTCTCCATGGCCTGCGACGAGACCACCAACCGGGCCCAGCTGGGCGCCGTCCTCTCCGCGTTCGGCATCGAGGGCGACGTGGCGGCGCTGGACGCGGCCGCCGGTGAGGCGCTGCCCGAGGCGCTGCTGCGCACCGACGACTACCTGACGCACCCCGTCTTCCACGAGCACCGCTCCGAGACGGCCATGCTGCGCTACCTGCGCAAGCTGTCCGACCGCGACTACGCGCTCGACCGCGGCATGATCCCGCTGGGCTCCTGCACCATGAAGCTCAACGCGACCACCGAGATGGAGCCGGTCACCTGGCCCGAGTTCGGCCAGCTGCACCCCTTCGTGCCCGCCGAGCAGGCCGAGGGCTACCTCACGCTCATCCGCGAGCTGGAGGAGCGCCTCGCCGAGGTCACCGGCTACGACAAGGTCTCCCTCCAGCCGAACGCCGGTTCGCAGGGCGAGCTGGCCGGGCTGCTGGCCGTACGGGGCTACCACCGTGGCAACGGTGACGAGCAGCGCACCGTCTGCCTCATCCCCTCCTCCGCGCACGGCACCAACGCGGCCAGCGCGGTGATGGCCGGCATGAAGGTCGTCGTCGTGAAGACCGCCGAGGACGGCGAGATCGACGTCGAGGACCTGCGCGCCAAGATCGAGCAGCACCGCGACGAGCTCGCCGTGCTGATGATCACCTACCCCTCGACGCACGGCGTCTTCGAGGAGCACGTCGCCGACATCTGCGCCCAGGTCCACGACGCGGGCGGCCAGGTGTACGTCGACGGCGCCAACCTCAACGCCCTGGTCGGCCTCGCCAAGCCCGGCCACTTCGGCGGCGACGTCTCCCACCTCAACCTGCACAAGACCTTCTGCATCCCGCACGGCGGCGGCGGCCCCGGCGTCGGCCCGGTCGCGGTCCGCGCGCACCTGGCGCCGTACCTGCCGAACCACCCGCTCCAGCCGGCCGCAGGCCCGGAGACGGGCGTCGGCCCGATCTCCGCGGCGCCGTGGGGCAGCGCGGGCATCCTGCCGATCTCGTGGGCGTACGTCCGCCTGATGGGCGGCGAGGGTCTGAAGCGGGCCACCCAGGTCGCCGTGCTCTCCGCCAACTACATCGCCAAGCGCCTGGAGCCGCACTACCCGGTGCTCTACACCGGTCCCGCCGGCCTCGTCGCGCACGAGTGCATCGTCGACCTGCGCCCGCTGACCAAGGCGACCGGCGTGAGCGTGGACGACGTGGCCAAGCGCCTGATCGACTACGGCTTCCACGCGCCGACCATGTCCTTCCCGGTGGCCGGCACGCTGATGATCGAGCCGACCGAGTCGGAGGACCTCGGCGAGCTGGACCGGTTCTGCGACGCGATGATCGCCATCCGCGCCGAGATCGACAAGGTCGGTTCCGGTGTGTGGCCCGCGGAGGACAACCCGCTGCGGGGCGCCCCGCACACCGCCGCCGCGCTCGGTGGCGAGTGGACGCACGCCTACACCCGTGACGAGGCCGTCTTCCCGGCCGGTGTCTCGGCCGCCGACAAGTACTGGCCGCCGGTGCGCCGCATCGACCAGGCCTTCGGCGACCGCAACCTGGTGTGCTCCTGCCCGCCCCTGGACGCGTACGAGGACTGA
- a CDS encoding PRC-barrel domain-containing protein → MQTDIDPRNLIGRRAFDRNGTKIGTIDEVYLDDATGVPEWAAIRTGLFSRDAFVPLEPSELVEGTLRVPFDRALIKDAPDFGVGRHLSPDQELQLYHHYGLDVAAAPGVPDRDFGKLAGTEET, encoded by the coding sequence GTGCAGACCGACATCGATCCGCGCAACCTGATCGGCCGCAGGGCGTTCGACCGCAACGGCACCAAGATCGGCACCATCGACGAGGTGTATCTCGACGACGCGACGGGCGTGCCGGAGTGGGCGGCCATACGCACCGGTCTGTTCTCCCGGGACGCCTTCGTCCCGCTGGAGCCCAGCGAACTGGTCGAGGGCACCCTCAGAGTCCCCTTCGACCGCGCGCTCATCAAGGACGCCCCCGACTTCGGCGTCGGCCGCCACCTCTCCCCCGACCAGGAACTGCAGCTCTACCACCACTACGGCCTGGACGTGGCCGCGGCGCCCGGCGTACCCGACCGCGACTTCGGCAAACTGGCGGGCACCGAGGAGACCTGA